One Coprobacter fastidiosus genomic window, AATAATTTTGTAATCAGAAATCTTAACAAAAAAAATAGAAAGCTATGGATCACAAATTTTTCCGGGAAAAAGGAGTAAACGATGTTTCATGTATAACCGAAACAACTACTGAGCTTTTCTCACATTCTTGCAAAAATAGTACTATACTGATTTTTTCTGAACTTATAACAGTAAATAATTAAATAAGAATCACTATGAGAAATAAAATTTTATATACGTTTATTGCATTAGTTATAAATATCCCTTTTATTATGGCACAAGAAAAAATCAAACAAACGGCCGGACGTGATCAATTGGGAGAATTTGCTCCTAAATTTGCAGAACTTAATGACGATGTTCTTTTCGGTGAGGTGTGGAGTCGTACTGACAAACTCGGGCTACGTGACCGGAGTCTGGTTACGATCACATCCCTTATCAGTCAAGGTATTACAGATAATTCTCTGATTTTCCATCTTCAATCAGCAAAGAAAAATGGAATTACACGAACTGAAATTGCCGAAATTATCACTCATATCGGCTTTTATGCAGGTTGGCCAAAAGCTTGGGCTGCCTTCAACCTCGCAAAAGAGGTATGGGCAAAAGACAGTGTCGGCAACGACGCAAAAGCCAAATTTCAGCGTGAAATGATTTTCCCTATTGGAGAGCCAAACACCGCATACGCTCAATATTTTATAGGTAACAGCTATCTTGCTCCTATTTCACGCGAGCAGGTAAATATATCCAATGTTACATTCGAACCTCGTTGCCGCAATAACTGGCATATCCACCGTGCAACAGATGGTGGTGGACAAATGCTCATCGGAGTAGCCGGACGTGGCTGGTATCAAGAAGAAGGGAAACCGGCAGTAAAAATTCTTCCCGGAACAATTATTCATATTCCCGCGAATGTCAAACACTGGCACGGAGCTGCATCCGATAGCTGGTTTGCCCACCTTGCGTTCGAAATTCCCGGTAAGGATGCTTCCAACGAATGGCTTGAACCTGTTTCAGATAAAGAATATGAAAAACTTGACCGGTCGGAATAAATTCTAAGAGCCTGTCTAAATCTTGTTCGGATCAAGTTTGATAGAAATCCGCATGAATAGTCGGTTTTTCTCTTGAGATACTGTATAAAAAGTCATATAGGGGAAAAGAGAGTAAAATTTTGTTAATTAGTAAGAAGCAATTACTTACGGTTATCCAAATCCAAGAGATATAATACCGGAGACTACAACTCCGCAGCCAAAGTTTTCTGTTCAACAACATAGAAGACTGGATTAGCAGAGATAATCAGTATACGCCTGATAGATTTGTTAATAGACAAATTTATCAGGCGTATTCCGATAAATACAGTATAATACAACCGGTAATAATGCGACAGGACGTAAGGCCTATTCGCCCGAACTCTACTTTTACGATTACTTGAACCGAATAGGTTGTGAAATAAAAGCTTGTACAGTCCAAAAGGGGTATTCCTGTTTTCATTCCTATTTTAGAATGAAAACAGATGAATTATTATTTGTTTTTGAGTTTTTATACAATCTCTCAAGAGAAAATTAAATGGTGTGTTGTTTCATTTGGCTGAATACTTTATTAAACTTTAAAACGAAGAGTGAACCGACTACCTTTTCCCAATTCACTATCTACAGTCAATGTTCCGTTATGGGCTTCGACAAAATCTTTAGATATAGATAACCCCAAACCGCTACCTTGCACCTTTGTTCCGGGAACTCGGAAATAACGGTCGAATATGCTTTGATGATAACGGGGATCTATTCCCTTACCAAAATCTTGTACATAAATTTCCACAATATCGCCCTCTTGTTTCGCTCCGATAATTATACGTCCGTTTTGCGGAGTATAGCGTATTGCATTACTTAATAAATTCGTGATCACCCAAGCAATCTTTTCACTATCAACAAACAGCTTGCTGATCTTTTCTGGATATTCGACTTCTATCTGGCAACCGAATTTATCTGCCTGAACCTTATTTGCTTTTATCGCATATTCTATCAATTCTATCGGTTTTGTTATTTTAGGCATCAGTTGCAACCGGCCGGTCTCGACCTGAGTCATATTCAACAACTCTCCCGTGATACTCAAAAGCCGGTTACTATTTTCTTTTATGCTCTCAGAAAGTTGTTTCTGCTCATCATTCAGTTCTCCAACCCGATTGTCTTCTAATAGTTTAAGACTCATTAAAATCGCCGAAATAGGAGTCTTCAACTCATGAGATATAGTAGAGATAAGCGTTGTCTTTGCCGAATCCCGCTCTTTAAACTCCGTGATATTATTCAACAAAATAATATTTCCTATGTTCTTCTGTTCATTTTCACCGGCTTCAACAATCCGAATCGGAATATATTTTGCCTGAAAATAACTTTCTTTATTATCTGCATATATCTTCAGAGGTTCTTGTTTTTCATTCGGAGACACCAACTCTTTCACTAAACGACGAAGCAGATCATTTTTTAACGCAACTTCTGTTGCCGAACGATATAACAAATCACCTTTTTTCAAATGCAACAAATTAAGAGCTTCTTCATTGACAAATACAATCTGCATCTCTTCATTCAAACCTATAATAGGTTCTGTGATACTATTTACAATCGCCTCGATGTATTTTTTCCCCGACAAAATATCGGATATTGAACTATCATGAAACTCTTCAAGCCTTTCTGCCATTTTATTAAAAGAAGCCGCAACACCGCCGAACTCTACACCCAACCCAGTTGGTAGCCTTTTTTTATAATTCTGATCAGCAACTTCTTGAATTCCTTTGATCAACTCTTTTATCGGCTTAACGATATATTTAGGGAAATAGGCTAAAAGACCTATGGAAACCAAAATACAGAAAACGAACAAAACAGAAATCCATAATAGAGAGTTCTCCGCCGCCGCTTCCGCCATCTGGTTTTTATGAGAAATAGATATCATATTCAACTCCATGATACGATATAAATCGGCACGCATTTTCCCGATAGATTTTCGATCCAGATTCTTTTGATATTCTTCTAAATGCTCCTTCAAAATACGGGTTGCCTGCAATTCGTCTGTTTCTGTAATATTTTTCTCCTGCAACCTAAAATTTTCAATAAAAACATCTAAAGCGGCAGGATCTGAATCGATCTTTTCCAATGCCACAAGCATACTACGGGCATAATTCAGAGAATTATTATTCGCATCATAAATATTTCTTGAATTCCGGTCTAATTCATATACCGAACTTATGGCAAGCGTACCTAACATAAGAATCATCGCAAAAAGGATGCAAATGCCTAACGTAAGTTTATTTTTTATTCTCATACTCTTTCAGATTTTGAAATCCAAATCTAAGCCAAAATAATTAAATCTATATTGGAAGTTGATAAAAAGTCCACTAATTTTTTATAATTCATAATAGAAAAGATTGCCGAGAAAAAGGATAATTCAGGTTTTCCTATACAACATTTAGTAATATGATTATTTGCACATGTTTCTATAATTCCGTCTATTACATTTGACTTCTGCAACTGAATTACTTCTCCCCCAAGTTCCGTCGCCAATTTAAAATGATTCAACAAGTGACGCTGCACCGCCAGCGGAATTCTGTCGGCACTTTCTTTCGGTGTCTGAACATATAAAACCGAGAACTGCGTATTATGATGAATTGCCAACCGTGCAGCTTTCCGTATCAGCTTACGAGGTGTTTTTTCATTGGTACTAATACACACTAATATTTTTTCATGTCTTACTCCTACATTACCTACTACGACTTCATCTTCGACTTTTTTTGCGACACGCAAAGCGACCTCTTTCAATGCCAGCTCTCTCAATTGTAAAATATTATCGGCATTAAAAAAATGGGACAACGCCCACTCCACTTTATCCGAACGATATATCTTCCCTGCCTTCAGACGTGCCAAAAGTTCTTCTGCCGTCAAGTCTATATTTACGACTTCATCGGCTTCTTCCAAAACGCTATCCGGAATACGCTCTTTTACTTCTATTCCCGATATTCGCTGAATTTCATCGTTCAACGCCTCTATATGCTGGATATTAACCGCACTGATTACATTGATTCCCTCATCAAGAAGCTGAAGGACATCTTGCCACCTTTTTTCATTCAGGCTTCCCTCCACATTAGTATGCGCCAATTCATCGACGATTACAATTTCAGGACGTATCCGGATAATCGCTTCCACATCCATTTCTTCCAATTCCTTGCCTTTATAAAAGATTTTCCGACGTGGTATTACGGGAAGCCCTTTCAACTGTGCATCCGTATCTGTACGACCATGAGTCTCAACGTAACCGATCTGTACATCTACACCGCTTTCCAACAATTGGTGCGCTTCCTGAAGCATTCGATAAGTTTTCCCTACTCCAGCAATCATGCCGATATATATCTTAAACTTACCCCGTCTCGATTGCTTTATTAAATCTAAAAAATGCTGGACACTTTTTTCTTTATCCATCTCCACCGCTTTATAAAATACATATACCCCCGGTGTCGCTAATCACCGAGGGGTATAAACAAAACATATTTAAATAGAACAACACAACTTTATCATCGTATAGTAATCCCGAAAACGAAATGTACGTCTTCACGATTAGGATTCCAAATTACTTGCGTATAAACCGGCAAGGAAAAACGCTCATTAAAATGGATCTCCTTTGTCGCTTTCAATGACACATTCGTAACGGCAAAATCATCATTTTTATATTGTTCTGAACGCCAAGGACTACAACCGACGGCAGCATTCAACTGTACCCCCTTAACGGTAAAAGGATACCCGAATTCCATATAAGAAGAATAAGCGTTGACACGGCTACCATCAGAAATCGTCTTACGGTCACCTCCTGCAAACATCGTATACCAAGAAATACTTAACGGAAATTTCTCAACCGGAAGCGCATAGGACAATCCCGCTTCAAAAATATGATCTGTAGTGTGATTATCAAAATTGAAATAGTTATTTTTACCATTTTCTCGATCATTATAAATACCAGACTGACCTGCCCACCACAAATCGGCAACAGAAATAGTCAAACCGGCAATAGAATAAGCAGCCGTAATATCGGCTTCTTTATGACCTTGTCCTGTAAAATCGACACTACCCCATGCTGTCAGAGAAAACCCGGCTACTTGAAGACCTAATGTAGGCTGAACAGCAGCACCAGACTGGTACATACCCCTCCAAATATAAGAACTTACTAAATCTCCCTGTACATTAAAACTTACTCCTTTATTTTCTTCTTGTGCTTTGAGAACTACGGGAGATATAACACTCAACAATATAATTATAAACTTTTTCATTTCCAATTTTCTTATCTTTGATATATTCTATTATTAATATTAATTATTTATTTTGTTGGTCCAACGCAACGTTCAGTTTCAAGACATTTACTTTTGCCGTTCCGAAAAGTCCTAATAATGGAGCTTCGGTATTTTCCTCTACAATTTTACGGACCTTATCTTCTTGCATACCCCGAGCTTTTGCTACTCGTTTTATTTGCACTTCTGCACTTTGCGGTGTTATGTGAGGATCAAGTCCCGAACCGCTGGCTGTTACCATTTCTGCAGGTACTTCATTCCGTTTTAAATAAGGGTGATGCACCAAAAAAGTATCAATACGCACTTCTACTTCTTCGAGATATTCGGGATTTGTAGGACCTTTATTACTTCCGGCAGACGCATCTGCTGTATAATCGGCAGCAGAAGGACGTCCCCAAAAGTAAATATCCTTAGTAAATTTTTGTCCGACATTCGCCGCTCCAACGACTTTTCCATCCAACGTCACAACTTCGGCATTTCCGTTTCCCGGTCCTGCTACTTTGGCAAAAGCCCATAAAACGAAGATGTAGCATAAAGAAAAGAATACACAGAATACCAGCGTTATCTTTATCGATTTCCAAACTATTGATTTCATCTCTATCATTATTATTTAAAAGAATAAACTTACAAACATATCTATCAATTTAATTCCTATAAAAGGCACGATAATACCTCCAAGTCCGTATATCAACAGATTTCTGCGAAGAAGAGCGGATGCTCCTATTGGCTTATACGTTACACCCTTCAAAGCCAGAGGAATTAACGCCGGAATAATCAATGCATTGAATATCACTGCCGAGAGGATAGCCGTTTCAGGACTATGCAGATTCATTATATTTAACGCTGCAAGTTGCGGAATGGCAATCATGAACAGAGCCGGGACAATTGCAAAATATTTTGCCACATCATTCGCAATAGAGAAAGTTGTCAAAGTTCCACGTGTCATCAACAACTGTTTTCCTATCTCCACGATTTCTATCAATTTTGTAGGGTCGTTGTCCAAATCTACCATATTACCGGCTTCTTTAGCAGCTTGTGTCCCACTATTCATAGCAACACCGACATTAGCCTGTGCCAGAGCAGGAGCGTCATTTGTTCCGTCTCCCATCATTGCAACCAACTTGCCGCTGTTTTGCTCTTTCTTGATATATTCCATCTTATCTTCCGGTTTAGCTTCTGCAATATAATCATCAACTCCGGCTTTTGCTGCAATATATTTAGCTGTAAGAGGATTATCCCCGGTCACCATAACGGTCTTCACTCCCATTTTACGCAGACGTTCAAAACGTTCTTGTATTCCCGGCTTAATAATATCTTGCAACTCAATAACTCCTACTACTTTGCGATCTACACTGACAACCAAAGGAGTTCCCCCGTTACTTGAAATCACATTGACCAATTCTTCGGCATCTTTCGGGAATGTATATCCGGCTTGAGTAGTAATCGTACGGATTGCATCAAAAGAACCCTTTCTGATCTGCATACCGTCTTTCATATCTACTCCTGAACACTTTGTTTCGGCAGTAAACCGGATCATCCGTTCTACCATCATACCTTGTCTTGAAGCATTTACATCAAGCCCTTTACCTAACTCAACGATAGATTTGCCTTCCGGTGTTTCATCAGAAAGTGAAGAGAGCACACACCATGAAACAAATGTTTTAAAATCTACCGAAGCATCTGTACAATACATTTTCGTCGCTTTCCGGTTACCGATCGTTATCGTACCCGTTTTATCCAAAAGTAATGTGTCTATATCACCGGCAGTCTCAACAGCTTTACCTGATTTCGTAATCACATTAGCCCGCAAAGCACGATCCATACCGGCTATACCAATTGCAGAAAGCAATCCTCCGATCGTCGTAGGGATAAGACAGACAAACAGTGCGATAAGTGATCCGACTGCAATTGTAGCACCGCTATAATCTGCAAACGGTTTTAAGGTTACACAAACAATCACAAAAACAAGAGTAAATCCTGCCAACAATATAGTCAAAGCTATTTCATTCGGTGTTTTTTTACGAGAAGCCCCCTCAACAAGGGCAATCATCTTATCCAAAAAACTTTCACCGGGACGACTCGTCACCAAAACTTTTATAACATCGGAAAGGACCTTAGTACCGCCTGTTACAGAACTCTTATCTCCTCCGGCTTCACGAATGACTGGGGCACTTTCTCCAGTTATTGCACTCTCATCGATAGAAGCCAAACCTTCGATAATTTCCCCGTCTGCCGGAATAACATCTCCGGCTTCGCACAAAAAGATATCTCCTTTTTTCAATTCAGAACTCGGTACGACTTTAATTTTATCTCCAGACAACCTCTTTGCCGGAGTTTCCTCTCTTGTCTTTCTCAAACTATCGGCTTGAGCTTTCCCTCTTGCTTCGGCTATCGCTTCTGCAAAATTGGCAAACAGTAAAGTCACAAACAAGATTATAAATAAAGTCATGTTATACCCAAATGAACCCTGAGTAGGATCAACTAACGAATAGAACGTTATAGGCAACATTAATAGCGTAACGACTTCGACAGTGAACATGATCGGATTTTTAATCATCATGCGCGGATCGAGTTTTACGAACGATTGTTTTATACTTGCTAAAACCTGCTCTTTCTGAAAGAGCGAAGTTGAAATATTCTTTTTCATCTCAGACTCTTAATTAAATATATAAACTTAAATGTTCGGCAATAGTACTTAATGCGTGAACCGGGAAGAAAGACAGTGCTGCAACGATAAAGATAACGGCAAATGTCATAGCGCCGAATGTTGCAGTATCGGTTTTTAACGTTCCGGCACTTTCCGGAATATATTTCTTTTCAGCAAGCAATCCGGCAATTGCAACCTGTCCGACTATCGGAATAAAACGAGAAAGAATCAATACGATACCACAGGTATAGTTCCAGAACATCGTGTTATCTCCTAATCCTTCGAATCCTGAACCGTTATTGGCTGCACAAGAAGTATATTCATACAACATTTCACTCAACCCATGGAAAGACGGGTTATTCAACCAACCTCCTTCCGATTCTACAAAAGCCGGATTATGAACATATAAATAAGATGCTAAAGCTGTTCCTACCAGAATAACGAACGGATGAAGTAAAGCCACGATCGTTGCGATTTTCATTTCTTTGGCTTCGACTTTCTTTCCTAAAAATTCAGGAGTACGCCCTACCATAAGACCACTGATGAAGACTGCAATGATAATAAATACATAATAGTTCATAAAACCGACGCCGACTCCACCGAACCAAGTGTTGATCTGCATATTCAACATCTCGATCAATCCGCTCAACGGCATCGTACTGTCATGCATACCGTTTACCGAACCATTCGATGTTACAGTTGTGGTAACGCTCCAGAATGCTGTTCCGGCAGCACCCAAACGAACTTCCTTACCTTCCATAGCACCATTTTCCTGGGCTATTCCCATGTTATCGATTGCAGGATTCCCATTCATTTCGTAATAGGTATTAATACCTACCCCGACAATATAAGCAAAGAACATTACGGCAAAAATACTTGCTCCGAACTTTTTCCGTTTCAGATAAAATCCTAAAGCCCATATCATAGCCATCGGAATAATCAATATCGAACAACATTCGAAAATATTGGTCAAGAATGTCGGATTTTCCAACGGATGAGAGGAATTCACTCCGAAATATCCACCTCCATTAGTACCCAATTGCTTAATAGGAACAATTGCTGCGGCAGGTCCTTGCGAAACCATTTGTGTTCCGCCTTCTAATGTATTTACCTCCATTTTTCCGTCAAATCCCATCGGTGTTCCTTCAAGAATCAAAACAAAACCGACAAGTAAGGAAAGAGGTAATAAAATACGTGTACAACTACGTACCAAGAAATACCAGAAGTTCCCGATTGTTTTTGTCGTTTTTGCTGCCATCGCTTTCATTATTCCTGCCATTGCCGCCATACCGGTTGCCGCAGTTATAAATTGGAAAAGCATAATGACAAACAATTGTGTGAAATAAGTCAAACCGCTCTCTCCGCTATAATGCTGAAGATTACAATTTACCATGAAACTGATACATGTATTGAATGCCTGATCAGCCGTCTGGTTAGCATTCCCGTCCGGATTTAACGGCAGCCACTGCTGGGTACACAACAATATCATTCCCCAGAAAAACCAAACTAAATTTAAAACCAATAATGCTTTCAGGAATTGTTTCCAGTTCATTTCTTCTTTCGGATCAACCCCTACCAGCTTATAAATAAAATTTTCTACAGGAGTAAAGAAATCCCAACGACTTTTTTCTCCTTTATATACTTTTGCAATATGTTTCCCCAGCGGATAACTAAATACCAGCAAAATCACAATTTGCAAAACAGATCCTAATATTTCCGTATTCATTTCTATTAACTGTTACGAATTTTAAAACTTTTCGGGATTGACAAGCACATACATCAAATACCCAAACAAAACCAAACTAATAATAAATAAAATTGTGTACATAAAAACTCCTTTCTTTTCAGATTTTCTCAAACCAATCTATACACTTTAAAAAGAGCCAAAAACATGCAGCTCCACTTAAACACATAATAATAAATGATAGCACTTCATTCATATTGTCATTCTTTTTAATTAAACATGCCAGCTTTATAGCGAATGATGTGCCAAAATGGGAAGCAAAATACTACTATACTAAAAATGAACACTTTATATAATTAGGCTATTATAATAAACGGGGTGCAGCCTTTTCAAAATGAAAAGGCTGCACCCCGTTTTGAAAAATATAATTTCACTCTATAACCCGTACTCTTCTATCTTGCGATAAAGGGTAGTCAACCCGATTTTAAGTAATCGAGCCGCTTCGGTTTTATTTCCTTTAGTATATTCGAGAACACGAATAATATGTAGCTTTTCTATTGACGCCAACTCAAAATCAGAACATGAACTACTTCCGATACTCTTGTTTTCACTTATCTGTTGAATATCAATAGGAAGGTCTGTCGATGTCAGAATCTCCCCATTACAAACAATCATACTACGTTCTATTACATTCCTTAATTCCCGTACATTTCCATTCCATGTGTACCGACACAACACCTCATAAAAAGAAGAGTCGATCTTCGGAATCGACATACGTAGTTTCTCAGCGAATGATCGTATAAAACTATCTGCCAATAAAGGAATATCTTCGGGATGTTCTCTTAATGCAGGTAACTGTATCCGAAAAACCGACAGCCTGTAAAAGAGATCTTCCCTAAAACTTCCGTTTTCGATTTCTTGTACCAAATCCCTGTTGGTTGCAGCGATGACCCGGACGTTTACTTTCGTCGGCTTCGTTTCCCCAATCTTTATATATTCTCCTGATTCTAAAATACGAAGTAATTTTGCCTGAAGATCATATGCCATCTCTCCGATCTCATCTAAAAAGATAGTACCATTATCAGCCTCTTCAAATAAACCTTTTTTATCCTTTAATGCCCCGGTAAAAGCTCCAGCTTTATACCCGAACATTTCACTTTCCAATAATTCTTTACTAAAAGCGGAACAATTGACTGCAACAAAAGACTTCTTATTTCTCAAGCTATTTTTATGTATTGCTTGAGCAAACACTTCTTTTCCCGTTCCGGTCTCTCCGGTCAACAATACCGGAACATCGGTCATACTTACTCTCTTGGCCAAAGATACCGCATCTGAAAGCAAACGGGAACTTCCGATAATAGAGTCAAACGAATATTGTCTCTCATCCATTCGGTCTTCTTTATTTACCGACTTATTTTTAGCGGCTTTTTCCGAAGCTTGACTCAATAAAGGTATAATCCGGTTATTATCATCCCCTTTGGTTATATAATCGAATGCACCGTTTTTAATCGCCTGTACACCATCAGAAATATTACCATGTGCCGTCAACAATATCACCTCCGACATAGGAAACTCTTTTTTCAGACGGACAACAAAGTCTACGCCATTCCCATCAGGAAGAAAAACATCACACAACACGACGTCCGGGACAGCTCTTTTCATTTCGGATAAAGCTGTTTTGCAGTCGGCAGCCTGATAAATTTCATAACCTTCTAATTCGAGCATTCTTGCCAATAGCTTCCGTATCTGGTCTTCATCATCGACAATCAATATCTTACCCATCTTTTTTATAAAATTATCTTATAGCCTATTTAAGTTTTACGATAAAGCAAATTTTATCAAGTCTTTTCTCTGCTTGTTCTCTCGTTTTCATTCGTCAGATAGCCATCACTTCATGTAAAAATAAAAAAACATCCTCGAAAGAGACCCTCAAATCTGACCCGAGCAAAATTTAGACAAGCTCTTATCGGCAAATATATATTTTATTTATCTTACTCCCAAATAATCACTTTTATTAGAAAAACCCGACAATTCTTCCTGTTTAAACAAGCCACAAAAAAAACGCTCCGTTTTCGGAGCGTTTTTCTGTATATGCTGTAAATATTATTCAGCACTTTCTGCAGGAGCAGCTTCAGCAGCAGGAGTCTCTTCGACCGGAGCTTCTTCTGTCGCAGCCGCAGCAGCCTCTGCCTCAGCAGCAGCCTTTTCAGCTTTTTTCTTAGCGACAACCTCAGCAATAGCCTTATTAACTTCTTTTTCTGCTTCAAGGCGTTTCTTTGCATCAGCCTGTTTAGCATCGGCAAGCTTAGCCTTTATAGCTTCAACAGCATTTTGTTTGTTTTTCAACCAGGCTTGGAAACGGGTTTCAGCTTCTTCTAAAGAGAATGCACCTTTTTTGACACCGCCTAACAAGTGTTTTTTCATCAACACGCCTTGTGCAGACAAGATATTACGAGTTGTATCGGTGGGTTGAGCACCGGTTTGAAGCCAATACAAAGCTCTTTCGAAATCCAAATTTATTGTAGCAGGATTAGTGTTCGGATTATAAGAACCTATCCTTTCAATAAACTTACCATCACGTGGTGCCCTGCTATCGGCGATTACAATGTGATAGAACGGATAACCTTTACGACCGTGTCTCTGTAATCTAATTTTAGTTGCCATTTGAAATTTTTTAAATTGTTATTACTTGCATTAGCGGCGCAAAGGTACGTTAAATGTTTCAATATACAAAATATTTACTTTAAGAAACTTCCTTAATCCATAAAATTTACCTATTCTGAAAACAAATATACCTTTATTATATAAGAGTCGGTCGTACAAATGTACGACCGACTCTAAGCCTTCCAAATTTTTATTAGACTTTCTAAAAAACTTATGATCAATTTTACTCAGAAAGGCTCTAAAATCCCAAACAAAATTTAAAGTTCATCATCATACAGGAATACAAAAATGACATAAAATTGCAATGAAATTGTAGTAAAAAAGATAAAAATATATGCTATCTTTGTAAAATAAATGAACAGACTACGGGAAATAGTCTCTTGTCCAAATAAACCTTCGTTTAATTGGACAGTCTAAATAAAAGTTGTATATGGTAAATACAGAACTTTATCTTATTCATGCATAGATAATTGTTCTGAACAATTGAAGAATGTGTTTTAGATTTTAAAGGGATGATAAAAACGAACGATTGTTTGGATAGGATGAAAAAAATCAAAATACCTGTTCCTTTTGTTTCTCTTCCCCTTTTTTATTTAAACCCAAATTAAAATTTAAAAGTATTTTTATTTACTAACCAAAATAAAACGATTATGAAAAAAACTACTTTTTTTAAATCTCTATTAGTAACAGCACTCACTCTCTTCGGAAGTAAATCTTTCGCAGACAATTATGTGCAAATTACTTCAATGGATGAACTTACCACTGGATCTTATGTTGTTGTCGGTGGGACATCTTCTAATGCTATGTCTACTACCCAGTCAACAACAAAAAACCCTTATATGGAAATCGAAGCTGTAAGTATAGAGGGAGATAAAATTACCAACCCTGATGCATCTGTTATTTGGACAATCACAAAAGATAATGACGGGACTTTCTCTCTTTCAGCAAACGGACAATACATCAGTTCTAATGGTTCAGAGAATTCAGCCAAATTAATTGACGCTATCGCCAATACAGCAAAATACAACGTTACTATTAATGGAGGAAAATTTAAATTCAACAACATTGAACCTAACGAAAGATTTTTGCAATATAATGCTTCGGCCAAAAGATTTGCATGTTATAAAAGTACTTCTAATCAACAAGACCTGCAATTGTTTAAATTAGAAGTGATAGAAGAAAATACTACTGCTGTACCAAGCATCACTCCTCTTAGCGGTACATATTACACCGAACAAGAAGTTTCTATGACATGTGAAACTGCCGATGCAAAAATCTATTATACGACAAACGGTGATGTACCGACTGCAGAATCAACTCCTTACACTACACCGTTCAAAGTTTCTACTACTACGACCATCAAAGCAATCGCGATAGCCGACGGTTTAAAAGCAAGTAGTGTAAAAGAAGTGGTTTTAACTTTCCCAATCGCTACTGAAGTAGCTAACATCGCAGAATTCATGTCCACAGCAACTGAAGGGGACGCTGTTTACAAAATTACCGGTCCTGTAACTGTAGTTTATCAAAACGGCATAAACCTTTATATACAAGA contains:
- a CDS encoding chitobiase/beta-hexosaminidase C-terminal domain-containing protein — translated: MKKTTFFKSLLVTALTLFGSKSFADNYVQITSMDELTTGSYVVVGGTSSNAMSTTQSTTKNPYMEIEAVSIEGDKITNPDASVIWTITKDNDGTFSLSANGQYISSNGSENSAKLIDAIANTAKYNVTINGGKFKFNNIEPNERFLQYNASAKRFACYKSTSNQQDLQLFKLEVIEENTTAVPSITPLSGTYYTEQEVSMTCETADAKIYYTTNGDVPTAESTPYTTPFKVSTTTTIKAIAIADGLKASSVKEVVLTFPIATEVANIAEFMSTATEGDAVYKITGPVTVVYQNGINLYIQDESGSLLVYGDAVGEYKEGDVITGLIGEYGVYQDITQMLPLYAPDAVSGTPAEPVTMNISEITTADVYKYIKLSEAVFKEDATFETGKTTNGVVVSGDKEMTIRNSFRVIDGTFEASKKWDIIGFVSVYQGTPQIYPISITESTLDGVKAATTDDNITIYSSNGKIYVNAIGGEKIELFNITGQKVAEKVAVSGINVLDAVYDITLVKVGSKVVKVVK